The following proteins come from a genomic window of Shewanella halifaxensis HAW-EB4:
- a CDS encoding YjjI family glycine radical enzyme — MTLQHRITQITRDPNLSPKQKSNFLALEAEASLPYMALSDAVTEAKESGIICDMFEGNAPFKPRYVLPDYAKFLQNGSEYLELSPVQDLDEALNALTIIYHHVPSVTNIPVYLGQLDDILLPFCQGLDPETIYRKLKLFWIMLDRTLPDAFMHVNIGPTDNIVCRTILRVDAELKQIAPNLTFMYDPQITPDELLQIAASNICECSKPHIANYPLHANSFDEKGFGIVSCYNSLPLAGGANTLVRINLKEVALKASSVDDFFNQVLPHYCQLTYELIEARAKFLHEESNFFNSFLVKEGLIEESRFAPMFGIYGMAEAVNILLGTPSNHYGHNAAANELGHKISKALDAIVKSTPVKYGYHGLALLHSQGGMNVDKDVTPGVRIPYGTEPNPIVHIQALAEHHQYYTSGISDILTIDETVKANPLAMMQLCKGALSLGFREFSANVASNDLIRVTGYMIKLSDIASFKQAGSRTNTTWLGAEAAVNTKILERQPRVIAHEQSPTHAK, encoded by the coding sequence ATGACCTTGCAGCATAGAATCACTCAGATAACCCGTGACCCTAACCTTTCGCCAAAGCAAAAATCTAACTTCTTAGCCCTAGAAGCAGAAGCGAGTCTGCCCTATATGGCGCTGTCTGATGCGGTGACCGAGGCGAAAGAGAGCGGTATTATCTGTGATATGTTTGAAGGTAATGCGCCATTTAAGCCAAGATATGTACTGCCTGATTACGCTAAGTTTCTGCAAAATGGTTCTGAGTATCTAGAGCTAAGCCCGGTGCAAGACTTAGATGAAGCGCTAAATGCACTGACTATCATCTATCACCACGTGCCATCGGTCACCAATATTCCAGTCTACCTAGGTCAACTCGACGATATTCTACTGCCTTTCTGCCAAGGCCTAGATCCTGAGACTATCTACCGTAAACTCAAGCTATTCTGGATCATGCTAGACCGTACCCTGCCAGATGCCTTTATGCATGTGAATATTGGTCCGACTGACAATATTGTTTGCCGTACCATTTTACGTGTCGATGCCGAGCTTAAGCAGATAGCACCGAACCTGACCTTTATGTATGACCCACAGATCACCCCTGATGAGCTATTACAAATCGCCGCCAGCAATATTTGTGAATGCAGCAAGCCACATATCGCCAACTACCCGCTGCATGCCAATAGCTTCGATGAAAAAGGCTTTGGTATCGTCAGCTGTTATAACTCGCTACCACTTGCGGGCGGTGCTAATACCTTAGTCCGCATCAACCTAAAAGAGGTGGCATTAAAAGCCAGCAGTGTAGACGACTTCTTTAACCAAGTGCTGCCACACTATTGCCAGCTAACCTATGAGTTAATCGAGGCACGCGCTAAGTTTTTGCATGAAGAGTCTAACTTCTTCAACAGCTTCTTAGTTAAAGAGGGGCTAATTGAAGAGTCGCGTTTCGCGCCTATGTTTGGCATCTACGGCATGGCAGAGGCGGTTAATATTTTGCTGGGCACGCCTAGCAACCACTATGGACATAATGCGGCGGCCAATGAGCTGGGGCACAAGATCTCTAAGGCACTCGATGCGATAGTGAAATCGACACCAGTGAAGTATGGCTACCATGGCCTAGCGCTACTGCACTCACAAGGCGGTATGAATGTCGATAAGGATGTGACACCTGGCGTGCGTATCCCTTACGGCACCGAGCCAAATCCGATTGTTCACATTCAAGCCCTCGCCGAGCATCACCAGTATTACACCTCAGGTATTAGCGATATTCTCACTATAGATGAGACCGTTAAAGCGAATCCACTGGCGATGATGCAGCTGTGCAAAGGCGCACTGAGTCTAGGTTTCCGCGAATTTTCCGCCAACGTGGCTTCAAACGATTTGATCCGCGTGACAGGCTATATGATTAAGCTGTCAGATATCGCTAGCTTTAAGCAAGCAGGCTCACGCACCAACACCACTTGGTTAGGCGCAGAAGCCGCGGTCAACACTAAGATCTTAGAGCGTCAGCCACGGGTCATTGCTCATGAGCAATCACCTACACACGCTAAATAG
- a CDS encoding YjjW family glycine radical enzyme activase, which yields MVRVATVNQIIPFSCVDGPGSRLVIFLQGCNFNCKNCHNPHTIDMCDSCGDCVATCPVGALSLSLSEVTEAVITKPRVLWDSDKCTQCDTCLSTCPKQSSPKTRQYSVPQMLELIRSQVHFINGITVSGGEATLQLPFIIELFQAIKASPDLKHLSCMIDSNGYLSESGWEQVMPYLDGAMIDLKSWQQHTHHYITGRDNHRVFISLKLLAAEGKLYEIRLLYIPRVSDFDNEINAVAGYLSQLPASVRVKLNAFQHHGVTGEARQWGTCSEQQMQQLAAQLSQRGVRNLVLPNVYL from the coding sequence ATGGTCAGAGTCGCCACGGTTAACCAGATTATTCCCTTCTCTTGTGTCGATGGTCCAGGCAGTCGCTTGGTCATCTTCCTGCAAGGGTGTAATTTTAACTGCAAAAATTGTCACAACCCGCACACCATAGATATGTGTGACAGTTGCGGCGACTGTGTGGCTACCTGCCCTGTGGGCGCGCTAAGTCTTTCACTATCTGAAGTAACTGAAGCCGTAATAACAAAACCAAGAGTCCTGTGGGACAGTGACAAATGCACCCAGTGCGATACTTGCTTATCGACTTGTCCTAAGCAATCTAGTCCTAAGACTCGCCAATACAGTGTGCCGCAGATGCTGGAATTGATCCGCAGCCAAGTGCACTTTATCAACGGCATCACCGTCAGCGGCGGTGAAGCCACCTTGCAACTGCCGTTTATCATAGAGCTGTTTCAAGCGATAAAAGCCAGCCCAGATTTGAAACATCTAAGCTGCATGATCGACAGTAATGGCTATTTATCTGAAAGCGGCTGGGAACAGGTGATGCCCTACCTAGATGGCGCAATGATCGATCTTAAATCCTGGCAACAACACACCCACCACTACATCACAGGCCGTGATAACCACCGGGTATTTATTAGTTTAAAGTTACTCGCCGCAGAGGGAAAGTTATACGAAATACGCCTACTGTATATTCCGAGAGTAAGTGATTTTGACAATGAGATTAACGCCGTTGCAGGCTATTTAAGCCAGCTACCCGCAAGCGTAAGAGTCAAACTCAACGCCTTCCAACACCACGGGGTAACAGGCGAAGCCCGCCAATGGGGCACTTGCAGTGAGCAGCAGATGCAGCAGTTAGCCGCACAGTTGTCGCAGCGTGGAGTGCGTAACTTGGTGTTACCCAATGTTTATTTGTAG
- the exaC gene encoding acetaldehyde dehydrogenase ExaC — MIYSKPGTADALINFKPQYQNFIGGEWVKPVNDLYFDNTSPVDGQVFCQVPRSGSVDIELALDAAHEAKDSWGKTSVTERANILLRIADRIEQNIEPLAIAETWDNGKAVRETLVADLPLVVDHFRYFAGCIRAQEGSAADIDANTVSYHFPEPLGVVGQIIPWNFPLLMAAWKIAPALAAGNCIVLKPAEQTPASILVLLELIEDLLPKGVLNVVNGFGTEAGQALATSSRINKLAFTGSTQVGQHILKCAAESLIPSTVELGGKSPNIYFADVMDHEDEYLDKAVEGMLLAFFNQGEVCTCPSRALIHESIYDKFIAKVIQRAKTIKQSNPLDTDTQVGAQASQEQFDKILSYLDIGKDEGAEVLIGGNICKLEGEQSQGFYITPTILKGTNDMRIFQEEIFGPVISVTTFKDEAEALAIANDTEYGLGAGVWTRDMNTAQRMGRGIQAGRVWINCYHAYPAHAAFGGYKKSGIGRETHKMMLDHYQNTKNLLISYDANPLGFF; from the coding sequence ATGATCTATAGCAAGCCAGGAACCGCCGATGCCCTCATTAACTTCAAACCTCAATACCAAAATTTCATTGGTGGTGAATGGGTTAAACCTGTTAATGACCTTTACTTTGACAACACTTCCCCCGTCGATGGCCAGGTCTTTTGCCAAGTGCCACGCTCAGGCTCCGTTGATATTGAACTGGCACTCGATGCTGCCCATGAGGCTAAAGACAGTTGGGGCAAAACCTCTGTCACCGAACGCGCAAACATCTTGCTGCGCATTGCAGATCGCATCGAGCAAAATATCGAGCCACTGGCTATCGCCGAGACTTGGGACAACGGTAAAGCGGTACGGGAAACCTTAGTCGCCGACCTGCCGCTAGTGGTGGATCATTTTCGCTACTTTGCAGGCTGTATTCGCGCCCAAGAAGGCAGCGCTGCCGATATCGATGCCAATACCGTGAGCTATCACTTTCCAGAGCCTCTAGGCGTGGTCGGTCAGATCATCCCATGGAACTTCCCACTATTGATGGCCGCGTGGAAGATTGCTCCAGCACTGGCCGCTGGTAACTGCATCGTGCTAAAACCTGCCGAGCAGACGCCCGCCTCTATTTTAGTGCTACTCGAGCTTATTGAAGATCTACTACCAAAAGGCGTGCTTAACGTAGTTAACGGCTTTGGTACCGAAGCCGGTCAGGCGCTCGCCACCAGCAGCCGAATCAACAAGCTTGCATTTACAGGCTCGACCCAAGTCGGTCAGCATATTTTAAAGTGCGCCGCCGAGTCGTTAATCCCGTCGACGGTAGAGCTAGGTGGTAAATCGCCTAATATCTATTTTGCCGATGTGATGGATCATGAAGATGAATACCTCGATAAGGCGGTAGAAGGCATGCTACTGGCCTTCTTTAATCAAGGTGAAGTCTGTACCTGCCCATCACGAGCGCTTATTCACGAGTCAATTTATGACAAGTTCATCGCTAAGGTTATCCAGCGCGCTAAGACTATTAAGCAGAGCAACCCACTCGATACCGACACCCAAGTGGGCGCACAGGCCTCACAGGAGCAGTTCGATAAGATATTAAGTTATCTGGACATAGGTAAAGATGAGGGCGCAGAGGTGCTGATTGGCGGCAACATTTGCAAACTTGAAGGTGAGCAAAGCCAAGGCTTTTATATTACGCCGACTATCTTAAAGGGCACTAACGACATGCGCATCTTCCAAGAGGAGATCTTCGGCCCGGTGATCTCGGTAACCACCTTTAAGGATGAAGCCGAGGCCTTAGCGATCGCTAACGATACCGAATACGGTCTAGGCGCTGGCGTATGGACTCGCGACATGAATACCGCCCAGCGCATGGGGCGTGGCATTCAAGCGGGTCGAGTGTGGATAAACTGCTATCACGCCTACCCAGCTCATGCCGCCTTTGGTGGCTATAAGAAATCCGGCATTGGCCGTGAAACTCACAAGATGATGCTAGACCACTATCAAAACACTAAGAACCTACTGATCAGCTACGATGCTAACCCTCTGGGCTTCTTCTAA